The following coding sequences are from one Streptomyces sp. NBC_01232 window:
- a CDS encoding response regulator has product MTRVLVVEDDPQLVRALKINLQARKFEVEEASDGGSALRLAAARKPDVIVLDLGLPDMDGIDVIKAVRGWSKVPILVLSARHTSEDKIRALDAGADDYVTKPFSMDELLARLRAAARRHEAPTASEADEVTVVTTDEFTVDLVAKKVRRGERTVRLTPTEWHLLEILITHPGRLITQSRLLLEVWGPTYGENTNYLRVYMAQLRRKLEADPSHPRYLITEPGMGYRFEP; this is encoded by the coding sequence ATGACCCGGGTGCTGGTGGTGGAGGACGACCCTCAGCTCGTCCGCGCGCTGAAGATCAACCTCCAGGCGCGCAAGTTCGAGGTCGAAGAGGCCTCCGACGGCGGCTCGGCCCTGCGGCTCGCGGCCGCACGCAAGCCGGACGTCATAGTGCTGGACCTCGGCCTCCCGGACATGGACGGCATCGACGTCATCAAGGCCGTCCGCGGCTGGAGCAAGGTCCCCATCCTGGTCCTCTCCGCCCGCCACACCTCCGAGGACAAGATCCGGGCCCTGGACGCCGGAGCCGACGACTACGTGACGAAACCGTTCAGCATGGACGAGCTCCTGGCGCGGCTGCGGGCGGCGGCGCGGAGACATGAAGCGCCGACGGCTTCGGAGGCCGACGAAGTCACCGTGGTCACGACCGACGAGTTCACCGTCGATCTGGTCGCGAAGAAGGTTCGCCGTGGCGAGCGCACCGTACGGCTCACCCCGACCGAATGGCACCTGCTGGAAATCCTCATCACCCACCCGGGCCGGCTGATCACCCAAAGTCGGCTTCTGCTGGAGGTCTGGGGCCCGACCTACGGCGAGAACACCAATTACCTGCGCGTCTACATGGCCCAGCTACGGCGCAAACTGGAAGCGGATCCTTCCCATCCGCGGTACCTGATCACCGAACCCGGCATGGGCTACCGCTTCGAACCTTGA
- a CDS encoding potassium-transporting ATPase subunit C yields the protein MNNSVGNTVRLIGAGLRALLVLTVICGVLYPLAVTGVAQALFNDKANGSEIKDQSGKVVGSSLIGQSYNLPKNDPNDAEEAARPDLKWFQPRPSNGLGSNSVNTQYSLILSGATNRSADNGAVGGRCTKDAEEGTLCAQVVAAKEAVIADNSTTGHQVEPEDVPADAVTSSGSGLDPNISREYAKLQVHRVAEQNKLDVKQVEKLVEDHTEGRTLGFMGEPRVNVLELNIALKALSKS from the coding sequence ATGAACAACTCAGTAGGCAACACCGTCCGGCTGATCGGCGCGGGCCTGCGAGCCCTGCTCGTCCTGACCGTGATCTGCGGGGTCCTCTACCCGCTCGCCGTCACCGGCGTCGCCCAGGCCCTCTTCAACGACAAGGCCAACGGCTCCGAGATCAAGGACCAGAGCGGCAAGGTCGTCGGCTCCTCCCTCATCGGGCAGAGCTACAACCTGCCGAAGAACGACCCGAACGACGCCGAGGAAGCCGCCAGGCCGGACCTCAAGTGGTTCCAGCCGCGCCCCTCCAACGGCCTCGGCTCCAACAGCGTCAACACCCAGTACTCGCTGATCCTCTCCGGAGCCACCAACCGCTCCGCCGACAACGGTGCCGTGGGCGGCCGCTGCACCAAGGACGCCGAGGAAGGCACCCTCTGCGCCCAGGTCGTCGCCGCCAAGGAAGCCGTCATCGCCGACAACTCCACGACGGGCCACCAGGTCGAGCCCGAGGACGTCCCGGCCGATGCCGTCACCTCCTCCGGCTCCGGCCTCGACCCGAACATCTCCCGGGAATACGCCAAGCTCCAGGTCCACCGCGTCGCCGAGCAGAACAAGCTCGACGTCAAGCAGGTCGAGAAGCTGGTCGAGGACCACACAGAGGGCCGCACGCTCGGCTTCATGGGTGAGCCCCGCGTCAATGTCCTGGAGCTGAACATCGCCCTGAAGGCGCTCTCCAAGAGCTGA
- the kdpB gene encoding potassium-transporting ATPase subunit KdpB produces the protein MSTITPTRAPHEDIPTGHKPAGRVGGGLFDPKQLLKSFPDAIRKLDPRIMIKSPVMFVVLIGSVVTTVLVCMDPTDWFGWAITAWLWLTTIFANLAEAVAEGRGKAQADTLRKAKTDSVARRLTQDGKGEEQVPGAELRIGDLVVCEAGDIIPGDGDVVEGVASVDESAITGESAPVIRESGGDRSAVTGGTKVLSDRIVIKITTKPGETFIDRMIALVEGAARQKTPNEIALNILLASLTIVFLLAVVTLQPFAIYAGAEQSMIVLTALLVCLIPTTIGALLSAIGIAGMDRLVQRNVLAMSGRAVEAAGDVSTLLLDKTGTITLGNRQASEFVPVKGTTAAELADAAQLSSLADETPEGRSIVVLAKEKYGLRERHQGELSQAEWIAFTAQTRMSGVDVDGKQTRKGAAGSVITWVREQGGQVSDDADTLANKISEAGGTPLLVAVKDEKGARVLGVIHLKDVVKEGMRERFEELRRMGIKTVMITGDNPLTAKAIAEEAGVDDFLAEATPEDKMALIKREQAGGKLVAMTGDGTNDAPALAQADVGVAMNTGTSAAKEAGNMVDLDSNPTKLIEIVEIGKQLLITRGALTTFSIANDVAKYFAIIPAMFAVVYPGLDKLNIMGLASPESAILSAVIFNALIIIALVPLALKGVQYRPTSADKMLRRNIGLYGVGGLIAPFIGIKLIDLLISLIPGIG, from the coding sequence ATGAGCACCATCACCCCCACCCGCGCACCACACGAAGACATCCCGACAGGCCACAAGCCGGCCGGGCGGGTCGGCGGCGGTCTCTTCGACCCCAAACAGCTCCTGAAGTCCTTCCCCGACGCGATCCGCAAGCTCGACCCCCGCATCATGATCAAGTCGCCGGTCATGTTCGTCGTCCTGATCGGCTCGGTGGTCACCACCGTGCTCGTGTGTATGGACCCGACGGACTGGTTCGGGTGGGCGATCACCGCCTGGCTGTGGCTGACCACGATCTTCGCCAACCTCGCCGAGGCCGTCGCCGAGGGCCGTGGCAAGGCCCAGGCAGACACGCTGCGCAAGGCCAAGACCGATTCCGTCGCCCGCCGTCTGACCCAGGACGGCAAGGGCGAGGAGCAGGTGCCCGGCGCGGAGCTCCGTATCGGTGACCTGGTGGTCTGCGAGGCCGGCGACATCATCCCCGGCGACGGTGACGTCGTCGAAGGCGTCGCCTCGGTGGACGAGTCCGCCATCACGGGTGAGTCCGCCCCTGTTATCCGGGAGTCCGGCGGCGACCGCAGTGCGGTCACCGGCGGCACCAAGGTCCTCTCCGACCGGATCGTCATCAAGATCACGACGAAGCCCGGCGAGACCTTCATCGACCGCATGATCGCCCTCGTCGAGGGCGCCGCCCGGCAGAAGACACCCAACGAGATCGCGCTCAACATTCTGCTCGCCTCGCTGACCATCGTCTTCCTGCTCGCCGTGGTGACCCTGCAGCCGTTCGCGATCTACGCGGGCGCCGAGCAGTCGATGATCGTGCTGACGGCCCTGCTGGTCTGCCTGATCCCGACGACCATCGGCGCCCTGCTCTCCGCGATCGGGATCGCCGGCATGGACCGCCTGGTCCAGCGCAACGTCCTGGCGATGTCCGGCCGGGCCGTCGAAGCCGCCGGTGACGTGTCCACGCTGCTGCTCGACAAGACGGGCACCATCACCCTCGGCAACCGCCAGGCCTCCGAGTTCGTGCCCGTCAAGGGCACCACGGCGGCGGAACTGGCCGACGCCGCCCAGCTGTCCTCCCTCGCGGACGAGACCCCCGAGGGCCGCTCCATCGTGGTCCTGGCGAAGGAGAAGTACGGGCTGCGGGAACGCCACCAGGGCGAACTGTCCCAGGCCGAGTGGATCGCCTTCACCGCGCAGACCCGTATGTCGGGCGTGGATGTGGACGGCAAGCAGACCCGCAAGGGCGCGGCCGGATCCGTCATCACCTGGGTCCGGGAACAGGGTGGCCAGGTCTCCGACGACGCAGACACCCTCGCCAACAAAATCTCGGAGGCCGGCGGTACACCGCTCCTCGTCGCCGTCAAGGACGAGAAGGGGGCCCGCGTGCTGGGCGTCATCCACCTCAAGGACGTGGTCAAGGAGGGCATGCGCGAGCGGTTCGAGGAACTGCGCCGCATGGGCATCAAGACCGTCATGATCACGGGCGACAACCCGCTCACCGCGAAGGCCATCGCCGAAGAGGCGGGTGTCGACGACTTCCTCGCCGAGGCCACGCCCGAGGACAAGATGGCCCTCATCAAGCGGGAGCAGGCGGGCGGCAAGCTGGTCGCGATGACCGGTGACGGTACGAACGACGCCCCGGCGCTCGCGCAGGCGGACGTCGGCGTGGCGATGAACACGGGCACCTCGGCCGCCAAGGAGGCCGGGAACATGGTGGACCTGGACTCCAACCCCACCAAGCTCATCGAGATCGTCGAGATCGGCAAGCAGCTCCTCATCACCCGCGGGGCTCTGACCACCTTCTCCATCGCCAACGACGTCGCGAAGTACTTCGCGATCATCCCGGCCATGTTCGCGGTGGTGTACCCGGGCCTCGACAAGCTCAACATCATGGGCCTTGCCTCGCCCGAGTCGGCGATCCTCTCCGCGGTCATCTTCAACGCGCTGATCATCATCGCGCTGGTGCCGCTCGCCCTGAAGGGCGTCCAGTACAGGCCGACCAGCGCCGACAAGATGCTCCGCCGCAACATCGGGCTGTACGGCGTGGGTGGTCTGATCGCCCCGTTCATCGGCATCAAGCTCATCGACCTGCTCATCTCCCTCATCCCCGGAATCGGCTGA
- the kdpA gene encoding potassium-transporting ATPase subunit KdpA encodes MSPVLAGVLQLLALIAALALAYRPLGDHMARVYSSDKHYKPEKWIYKAIGANPSAEMRWPAYLRAVLAFSAVSVLFLYGLQRAQGILPGSLGFVAIDPDQAFNTAASFVANTNWQSYYGEQAMGHVVQTGGLAVQNFVSAAVGMAVAVALVRGFARSRTGELGNFWADLVRGTVRILLPISVIGAIVLVACGAIQNFAGIHEVGQFLGGTQQWNGGAVASQEVIKELGTNGGGYYNANSAHPFENPTPFSNLFEIFLILLIPFALTRTFGRMVGNLRQGYAILATMATIWIGFTALMMWTEFAHHGPAFDVSGGAMEGKETRFGVGASAIFSVATTLTSTGAVNSFHSSYTGLGGGIQLLGMQLGEIAPGGVGSGLYGMLIMAIIAVFIAGLMVGRTPEYLGKKIGTREIKFAACYILITPALVLGFTAAAMALDTPANSMTNSGAHGFSEILYAYTSGANNNGSAFAGLNADTQWFNSTIGIAMLLGRFLPMVFVLALAGSLAEQKPVPETAGTLRTDKPLYTGLLVGTILIVTGLTYFPALALGPLAEGLAS; translated from the coding sequence ATGAGTCCCGTTCTCGCTGGTGTGCTCCAGCTCCTCGCACTGATCGCCGCGCTCGCGCTGGCCTACCGCCCGCTGGGCGACCACATGGCCCGCGTCTACTCCTCCGACAAGCACTACAAGCCGGAGAAGTGGATCTACAAGGCCATCGGCGCCAATCCGAGCGCCGAGATGCGCTGGCCCGCCTACCTGCGCGCCGTCCTCGCCTTCTCCGCGGTCTCGGTCCTGTTCCTCTACGGCCTCCAGCGGGCCCAGGGCATCCTGCCCGGCTCGCTCGGCTTCGTGGCGATCGACCCCGACCAGGCCTTCAACACCGCCGCCTCCTTCGTGGCCAACACGAACTGGCAGTCTTACTACGGCGAACAGGCCATGGGCCACGTCGTACAGACCGGCGGCCTGGCGGTGCAGAACTTCGTCTCCGCCGCCGTCGGCATGGCCGTCGCAGTGGCCCTCGTACGGGGCTTCGCGCGCTCCCGCACCGGGGAACTCGGCAACTTCTGGGCCGACCTGGTGCGCGGCACCGTCCGCATCCTCCTGCCGATCTCGGTGATCGGCGCGATCGTCCTGGTCGCCTGCGGCGCGATCCAGAACTTCGCCGGCATCCACGAGGTCGGGCAGTTCCTGGGCGGCACGCAGCAGTGGAACGGCGGCGCGGTCGCCTCGCAGGAGGTCATCAAGGAGCTGGGCACCAACGGCGGCGGCTACTACAACGCCAACTCCGCCCACCCCTTCGAGAACCCGACCCCCTTCTCAAACCTCTTCGAGATCTTCCTGATCCTGCTCATCCCCTTCGCCCTCACCCGCACCTTCGGCCGCATGGTGGGCAATCTTCGCCAGGGCTACGCGATCCTCGCCACGATGGCCACCATCTGGATCGGCTTCACCGCGCTGATGATGTGGACCGAGTTCGCCCACCACGGCCCGGCCTTCGACGTCTCAGGCGGGGCAATGGAAGGCAAGGAGACCCGCTTCGGCGTGGGCGCGTCCGCAATCTTCTCGGTCGCGACCACGCTGACCTCGACCGGCGCGGTCAACTCCTTCCACTCCTCCTACACCGGTCTGGGCGGCGGCATCCAGCTGCTGGGCATGCAGCTGGGCGAGATCGCGCCCGGCGGCGTCGGCTCCGGCCTCTACGGCATGCTGATCATGGCGATCATCGCCGTCTTCATCGCCGGCCTGATGGTCGGCCGCACCCCCGAATACCTGGGCAAGAAGATCGGCACCCGCGAGATCAAGTTCGCGGCCTGCTACATCCTCATCACGCCCGCCCTGGTGCTCGGCTTCACCGCCGCGGCGATGGCGCTGGACACCCCGGCGAACTCGATGACGAACTCCGGAGCGCACGGCTTCTCCGAGATCCTCTACGCCTACACCTCGGGCGCCAACAACAACGGCTCCGCCTTCGCGGGCCTGAACGCCGACACCCAGTGGTTCAACAGCACCATCGGCATCGCCATGCTGCTCGGCCGCTTCCTCCCGATGGTGTTCGTCCTGGCGCTGGCCGGCTCGCTCGCCGAGCAGAAGCCCGTACCGGAGACGGCAGGCACGCTCCGCACCGACAAGCCCCTCTACACGGGGCTGCTTGTCGGCACCATCCTCATCGTCACCGGTCTGACCTACTTCCCGGCCCTCGCGCTGGGCCCGCTTGCCGAAGGGCTCGCCTCATGA
- the kdpF gene encoding K(+)-transporting ATPase subunit F encodes MNAENIIGLVVAVSLLGYLVLALVYPERF; translated from the coding sequence GTGAACGCCGAAAACATCATCGGCCTCGTCGTGGCCGTCTCCCTGCTCGGCTACCTCGTCCTCGCCCTTGTGTACCCGGAGAGGTTCTAG
- a CDS encoding DUF4118 domain-containing protein: protein MSGSSHRLHDRAVLLAALVVPFLVALALVPFRAGISATNEALIMVVAVVAVAALGTRAAGALAALSAAAWFDFFLTRPYQQFAIADRDEIQTAFLLLVVGLIVSQPAVRVQRLRTVVVTDASHLSSLQGTARLVEDGASPEAVVEYVRRELVGLLGLRGCRFEYGRLLGHRPRLEHDGGLWLRSRSRIVEYADWPDGETELRVVGGGHYYGRFLLDPLPDRPLPPEEARLVAVALAARAGGALDTAGLSHQG from the coding sequence ATGTCCGGATCCTCGCACCGCCTGCACGACCGTGCCGTTCTGCTCGCCGCCCTCGTGGTGCCGTTCCTCGTGGCGCTCGCCCTCGTGCCGTTCCGCGCGGGCATTTCAGCGACGAACGAAGCTCTGATCATGGTCGTCGCGGTGGTCGCCGTCGCCGCGCTCGGGACCCGGGCGGCCGGGGCGCTGGCCGCACTCTCTGCGGCTGCCTGGTTCGACTTCTTCCTCACCAGGCCCTACCAGCAGTTCGCCATCGCCGACCGTGACGAGATCCAGACAGCTTTCCTCCTGCTCGTCGTCGGCCTGATCGTCTCGCAGCCGGCCGTACGGGTACAGCGGCTCCGGACGGTCGTGGTCACCGACGCCTCGCATCTGTCGAGCCTCCAGGGAACCGCCCGTCTGGTCGAGGACGGCGCCTCACCGGAAGCGGTGGTCGAGTACGTGCGCCGGGAGCTCGTGGGCCTGCTGGGGCTGCGCGGCTGCCGCTTCGAGTACGGCAGGCTGCTCGGGCACCGGCCGCGCCTGGAGCACGACGGTGGCTTGTGGTTGCGCAGCCGCAGCCGGATCGTCGAGTACGCCGACTGGCCGGACGGAGAGACCGAGCTGCGCGTCGTCGGCGGCGGGCACTACTACGGCCGTTTCCTCCTCGATCCGCTCCCGGACCGTCCCCTGCCTCCCGAGGAGGCCCGCCTGGTCGCCGTCGCGCTGGCCGCTCGGGCCGGTGGCGCGCTGGACACGGCCGGCCTCTCCCACCAGGGCTGA
- the kdpF gene encoding K(+)-transporting ATPase subunit F, whose translation MNAENVVGLIVAVALLGYLVTALIKPERF comes from the coding sequence ATGAACGCGGAAAACGTGGTCGGACTCATCGTCGCCGTCGCTCTGCTCGGCTACCTCGTGACCGCCCTGATCAAGCCCGAGAGGTTCTGA